In Ferviditalea candida, the DNA window TCACGCTGATCCCCCTCGGTTACCCGAGGGAGCTGATCCCGCCGCTGATTTCCGGATTGTTTGAAGTCAACCTCGGCGCCTATGAGGTAGGAAGACAGTTCGACGCATCCCCCGTCTGGACCGCTGCCCTTGTTTCCGGCATCGCCGCCTGGGGAGGTTTATCGATTCACGCACAGGTGAAAAGCTCTGTTCAACAGACTGACTTGCGTTACGGATACTTCCTATGGTCACGGCTCGTTCACGTCGGATATGCCCTCATCCTGCCGTTCTGGCTGTGGAATCCGCTGCAGCCGCTGATGAACAGCATCCGTCCGGCGGCGCAGGTGTTCGCGCATAACGGAACCAACACCGGATATTCTTTTTTTGCCATCGGCTCGCACCTTTGGACGGCCTGGTTGACCCTCGGCATGGTTATGATCTTGTGGCTGCTTGTTTTCACCGGCTTGTCGCTGCTGGCGCTGCCGTTCTACAATCGGGGGCGTCCTTAGCCTGAAATGGTCATCCTTTTCTCCGATACTTGATATGCAGTTCCCGCTCTACCGGCGCCGGCACCAGATCCTGTACAGGCCCGTGGTATCTGGCGATTTCCTTGACGATGCTCGAGCTTAAATAGGAATATTTCGGATTCGAGGTCATGAACAGCGTCTCCACCCCGGCGCCGATCTGGCGGTTAAGCGAGGCCAGCTGCAGCTCGTATTCATAATCCGACACCGAACGAAGCGCGCGGACAATGACATTGGCCTGCTTGGACTGCATATAATGGATAAGCAGATCCTGAAAACCGTCAATTTCCACATTGGGCAAATCCTGCGTGACCTCGCGCAGCAAATCGATCCTTTCCTCCAGAGAAAACAGCGGATTTTTGCTGGAATTGACGAGAACCGCCACAACCAGCTTGTCAAAAATCCCGGACGCTCTATGTATTATATCCAGGTGACCCAGCGTGACAGGGTCGAAACTCCCCGGGTAAACCGCAACTTTCAAGCCTTTATCCCCTTTCTTCATCCTGTTCATCCCCCATCAGTCCCGTCGGAATCGATTGCGTCTCATAGCGGTAAACGGTGACCGCCGTATCGCCGTATTCCGATAACCGGACAGCCGAAAAACGGCCGATCCGTTCGGGATACGCATGGGCAGCGTCATGCTCGACAACCGCGATCGCCCCGTCTTTGATCAGATGCTCTTCCTGCAGGATTTGCAGCACCTTATCCATCTGTCTGTTTTTATAAGGAGGATCCAAAAAGACCAGTTCAAACGCCATCCGCCTTTTAGCCAGCGCGTTCAGCGCCCTTTCCGCATCATTGCGGTACACCTCGGCCTGTTCCGACAAGCCCGTGGCGCGAAGATTCGCCCTGATCACCTCAACGCATTTTTTGTCCGCGTCGACGAAGATCGCCCTGTCCATTCCGCGGCTTAAGGCCTCGATCCCCAACGCTCCCGTTCCCGCATAAAGATCCAGCGCGCTTCCGCCCGCAAAATAGGGGCCGATGATGCTGAATATGGCCTCCTTCACCTTATCGGTGGTCGGTCTCGTTCCGAAACCGGTCACCGCTTTCAAAGCTCTGCCTTTGCTAGATCCGGAAATCACTCTCAATGCCTTTCACCCGCAGCAATAAGTTGTTGTTGCTTCTGATATTCCTTATCATCGTACCACATTCTGTGCTTTCTGCAAAACCTTCCGCAAGCAGACCCCGGATTGCGTACATTTTTCACTTTCCATGTATATTTCCACCGAAACCGGAAATCATTATAGTATCGACATTTTATTATGTCGAGACAACCGCGGAGAAGACTTACGTTTCCCCATAAGTTCTTCATCCGGTTTCTCCTCTCCCATGAGGTACCTGCGCAAGCGGGTACCGAAAAAATTCAACCGCATGGCTTGCGCTGTGCGGTTTTTTTGTCGATCCTGCCGTTCCTTCGTTTAAAAAAGCCTCGACGACTTCGAAGGTCATCGGGGCTTTAAGCTTAAACTCCCATACGTTTTCTTTGGTTATTGATTTTCTTCGTATTTTGGCTTTTCATCATCTGATTGCCGCTCTTTTGAGAATTTTGCACCGTTTGCGCATTCGCCTGCGATTGCTTCTTTTGGGCCAGCAGCTTCTTTGCGGCTTCCACCTGGGAGATTTTTACTTGTTCGTTGCTCATCGGTATTTCCTCGGCCATTTGCACACCTCTGTTCGGTACGAATTTATTACAGTTTATCCGCTTTTCAATCCAAATGCAATCACTGGTGAGTTCGATGGATAAAATGGAAACCTCGGGGATACCTTATTTCTTGAAAAAGGAGGTATTTTAAAATGCCGGAAAAAAGACGTGACGGGCACGAGCTTGAGGATGATGTGCAAAAGGGGCTTCAGACCGCGATGGATGATTTGCAGAATACCGTAAAAAGCTTGATGGAGCTCGTCCCGACCAATGAAGAGGAAAAGGAAAAGGCTAGGGAACTGGAAGAACTCCACAAAAAATACCGCTCCTCGCATCCGTAAGGGGCGGTTTTTTGTCGATCGTCATTTTAAGAGTTCAATGTCTTCAGGCTGTCATCATTCATCCAGTTGACCCGTTTGATAGAACTTGTCTTTGATGCTGAAAAGGGACAAGTTGTAGATGGGAATTGCGAACACAGTGGTCGCAAGCGCCATAAGGACGAGGATGGAAAAAACGTTTTGCGAGATGATTCCGTTGGAAAAACCGAT includes these proteins:
- the rsmD gene encoding 16S rRNA (guanine(966)-N(2))-methyltransferase RsmD codes for the protein MRVISGSSKGRALKAVTGFGTRPTTDKVKEAIFSIIGPYFAGGSALDLYAGTGALGIEALSRGMDRAIFVDADKKCVEVIRANLRATGLSEQAEVYRNDAERALNALAKRRMAFELVFLDPPYKNRQMDKVLQILQEEHLIKDGAIAVVEHDAAHAYPERIGRFSAVRLSEYGDTAVTVYRYETQSIPTGLMGDEQDEERG
- the coaD gene encoding pantetheine-phosphate adenylyltransferase, producing MKKGDKGLKVAVYPGSFDPVTLGHLDIIHRASGIFDKLVVAVLVNSSKNPLFSLEERIDLLREVTQDLPNVEIDGFQDLLIHYMQSKQANVIVRALRSVSDYEYELQLASLNRQIGAGVETLFMTSNPKYSYLSSSIVKEIARYHGPVQDLVPAPVERELHIKYRRKG